The Triticum aestivum cultivar Chinese Spring chromosome 7B, IWGSC CS RefSeq v2.1, whole genome shotgun sequence genome window below encodes:
- the LOC123160275 gene encoding uncharacterized protein produces MRNYADKKSEFVVKPEIGQEFDSLAEAYDFYNLYSWEIGFGIKYGQCRRNVEKCKTVQDIVCGCARMNQQQGDDDIRKTIQLFSELKEKDPNFVDSVLVDEGSKIRALMWTDGKSRHQYKFFGDAITFDTTYRTNQYDMPFGLFVGVNNHFQSIILGGVLLRDETTETFGWVFKEFASLMGGKAPKTILTDQARAMERAICSQWPDTTHRWCVLRKDDEHTAFRECKPLCAMTKAESDAFKVPYVVCAVTYVLAPPLKHNYFLTEYWGGLHTPDLIHMYNWGKYVREEVLLSAGRVKSELLGGKVKSNISGCTFFIQVFYLDNFDLEDENLPHDVFPRCKVYDQKKINMVIEKDTSTGKNADIVIYGLLLPRPAHTVCYSRNRASMSFIGKIADIGAGSSRYQRAPMIEEIVTILVEKVGQYSSRCRAALQAASKKGAKINKKHADGWDGVVRETDIFIEEETSKMLADIDEISETVRQNNKRPREQDYQGDDVSPEESGEESPFSPRSAICPVNTDKRNVDDGNPIHRSNDSQRGGSPKRARVEETEEDPDPAIKNLEGLVAAADQDNEVTNDTVVHEQMPIQAKAADGRQWVYGPNAALNTEVPLYDLGIDNAEPVLSPGRELSVVAKTQQPFHIQHHTTQAGPSRFKIDFTGFRSKDLMDDFSRAVTPEGTSSVPSANTTPVSTYGKNELQGSRLDIICTPVHRAIEPNKAAGTTPVSLNREIAAQELDVREEMEEAAINLNVPQTQDGLSTQPQRKRTVKPGKAARSPFVLGYDPPLRAPANVAKVFKMFMKEPASARKDNWVISTQPKYIELSAERIRMNLSEGGVIDNDLMTIAVRRYQQIDYTFALDKDEGCWRHWLEPDFVNHVSRGDVIVRYVQDMFIGEHIKYDVHLKRVIGESIDSWPTTDAIHLHIRTPKQSHAREYAAWLGQQWGRLI; encoded by the exons ATGAGAAATTACGCTGATAAGAAGTCAGAGTTCGTCGTCAAGCCAGAGATCGGCCAGGAATTTGATTCTTTGGCCGAAGCTTACGACTTCTACAACCTATACTCGTGGGAGATTGGTTTTGGCATCAAGTATGGGCAATGCAGAAGAAACGTTGAAAAGTGCAAGACGGTCCAGGACATAGTTTGCGGATGCGCG AGGATGAATCAGCAGCAGGGCGATGATGACATCAGAAAGACGATACAACTCTTCTCTGAATTGAAAGAGAAGGATCCAAACTTTGTCGACAGTGTGCTTGTTGATGAAGGCAGCAAGATCAGGGCATTGATGTGGACAGACGGTAAGAGCCGACACCAGTACAAATTCTTTGGAGATGCAATAACATTCGACACAACATATCGTACGAACCAGTACGACATGCCGTTTGGTCTTTTTGTTGGTGTCAACAATCACTTTCAGAGCATCATCCTTGGAGGAGTGTTGCTACGCGATGAAACAACTGAGACTTTTGGGTGGGTGTTCAAGGAATTTGCATCTTTGATGGGAGGGAAGGCTCCAAAAACAATACTCACGG ACCAAGCCCGTGCAATGGAGAGGGCTATATGTTCCCAGTGGCCTGATACAACTCACAGATG GTGTGTTCTGCGCAAGGATGACGAGCACACAGCGTTCCGAGAGTGCAAACCGTTGTGTGCAATGACCAAGGCAGAATCTGATGCTTTCAAGGTTCCCTATGTTGTATGTGCAGTTACATATGTTCTCGCGCCACCGTTGAAGCACAACTACTTCCTGACGGAATACTGGGGAGGTCTGCACACCCCTGATCTCATACACATGTACAACTGGGGTAAGTATGTCCGGGAGGAAGTGCTTCTATCAGCTGGGAGGGTCAAGTCAGAGCTCCTTGGGGGCAAAGTTAAATCAAACATCTCTGGTTGCACTTTCTTCATTCAG GTGTTCTATCTGGACAATTTTGATCTTGAGGACGAGAACCTACCACACGACGTCTTCCCAAGATGCAAGGTCTATGATCAGAAAAAGATTAACATGGTTATTGAAAAGGACACAAGCACAGGAAAGAACGCAGATATTGTTATATACGGACTACTTCTG CCGAGGCCGGCGCACACAGTGTGCTATAGCAGGAACAGAGCTTCAATGTCCTTCATTGGCAAGATTGCTGATATCGGAGCCGGGTCAAGCAGATATCAAAGAGCACCGATGATCGAGGAG ATTGTTACTATACTTGTGGAAAAAGTGGGCCAATATTCATCTAGATGCCGAGCAGCGTTGCAAGCGGCGTCTAAGAAAGGGGCCAAGATAAACAAAAAGCACGCGGATGGGTGGGATGGTGTTGTGAGGGAGACTGACATTTTCATTGAAGAAGAGACCTCTAAGATGCTCGCAGATATTGATGAAATATCAGAAACTGTAAGGCAGAACAACAAAAGGCCAAGGGAACAAGACTACCAAG GTGATGATGTCTCACCTGAAGAGTCCGGAGAAGAGTCGCCATTTTCACCACGTTCGGCCATTTGTCCTGTGAATACAGATAAACGGAATGTAGATGATGGTAATCCTATCCATAGGTCAAATGACAGTCAACGGGGTGGTTCCCCGAAAAGAGCAAGGGTCGAAGAGACAGAGGAGGATCCTGACCCGGCGATTAAGAATCTGGAAGGACTGGTCGCGGCAGCAGACCAAGACAATGAAGTAACAAATGACACTGTGGTGCATGAACAAATGCCAATCCAGGCCAAAGCAGCAGATGGTAGGCAATGGGTATATGGCCCTAATGCAGCGCTTAACACAGAGGTTCCCTTATATGACCTCGGAATAGACAATGCTGAGCCAGTCCTGTCACCGGGAAGGGAATTGTCAGTTGTGGCTAAAACTCAACAACCGTTCCACATTCAGCATCACACTACCCAGGCCGGTCCAAGCAGATTCAAAATAGATTTCACAGGTTTTAGGAGCAAAGACCTGATGGATGATTTCAGTAGAGCGGTGACACCAGAAG GTACGAGCTCCGTGCCATCAGCTAACACAACACCTGTATCAACATATGGGAAAAATGAACTCCAAG GCTCACGGCTTGACATAATATGCACTCCTGTGCACAGGGCGATAGAGCCGAATAAGGCGGCGGGAACAACACCTGTTAGCCTGAACAGGGAGATCGCGGCACAAGAGTTGGACGTACGTGAGGAGATGGAGGAGGCAGCAATCAACCTGAACGTTCCACAGACACAAGATGGCCTCAGTACACAGCCACAACGAAAAAGAACAGTTAAGCCAGGCAAGGCTGCACGGTCCCCTTTTGTTCTGGGGTACGATCCTCCCCTAAGAGCACCAGCTAATGTTGCAAAGgtcttcaagatgtttatgaaggAGCCCGCATCTGCAAGGAAAGA CAATTGGGTTATAAGCACTCAGCCAAAATACATCGAGCTCTCTGCCGAGCGAATCAGGATGAACCTTTCGGAAGGGGGTGTGATAGATAATGATTTGATGACAATAGCAGTTAGAAGATATCAGCAGATTGACTACACTTTTGCATTGGATAAAGATGAAGGGTGCTGGCGACATTGGCTCGAGCCAGACTTTGTG AACCATGTGAGCAGAGGAGACGTGATTGTGAGGTATGTGCAGGACATGTTTATTGGGGAACATATCAAGTATGACGtacacctcaaaagagttattggGGAATCTATAGACAGCTGGCCCACAACCGATGCAATACATCTCCATATACGTACACCAAAACAATCACATGCTCGGGAATACGCTGCATGGCTGGGACAACAGTGGGGCAGGTTGATTTGA